A stretch of the Macaca mulatta isolate MMU2019108-1 chromosome 14, T2T-MMU8v2.0, whole genome shotgun sequence genome encodes the following:
- the PHRF1 gene encoding PHD and RING finger domain-containing protein 1 isoform X4 gives MDDDSLDELVARSPGPDGHPQVGLADPADESSEGSSGDSGDDSDSEHGDGTDGEDEGASEEEDLEDRSGSEDSEDDGETLLEVAGTQGKLEAAGSFNSDDDAESCPICLNTFRDQAVGTPENCAHYFCLDCIVEWSKNANSCPVDRTLFKSICIRAQFGGKILRKIPVENTKASEEEEEDPTFCEVCGRSDREDRLLLCDGCDAGYHMECLDPPLQEVPVDEWFCPECAAPGVVLAADAGPVSEEEVSLLLADVVPTTSRLRPRAGRTRVIARTRQSERVRATVNRNRISTARRVQHAPGRLGSSLLDEAIEAVATGLSTAVYQRPLTPRTPARRKRKTRRRKKVPGRKKTPSGPSAKSKGSATRSKKRQHRVKKRRGKKVKSEATTRSRIARTLGLRRPVHSSCIPSVLKPVEPSLGLLRADIGAASLSLFGDPYELDPFDSSEELSANPLSPLSAKRRALSRSALQSHQPVARPVSMGLSRRHLPAAVPEPDLEEEPVPDLLGSILSGQSLLMLGSSDIIIHRDGSLSAKRAAPVSFQRNSGSWSRGEEGSKDCLRPRALPSGSPAQGPSGNRPQSTGLSCQGRSCIPTRTSGAPVRPDSSATPGSVQARNLSNGSAPGFRQSPSPRFNGTNKHTLPLASAASEISSRDSNPPCRRAVPGPPLKPAPKRTDISELPRIPKIRREDAGGRWGAAPAHGQSIEIPSACISRLTGREGAGQPGRGTRAESEASSRVPREPGTHTGSSRPPAPSSHGSMAPLGPSRGKGVGSTFESFRINIPGNMAHSSQLSSPGFCNTFRPVDSKEQRKENPSPLFSIKKTKPLRSEVYDPSDPTGSDSSAPSSSPERSGPGLLPSEITRTISIKSPKAQTVQAVRCVTSYTVESIFGTEPEPPRGPSSTVSQLRGASDTEREEPAESQGLAARVRRPSPPEPWDEEDGASCSTFFGSEERTVTCVTVVQPEAPPSPDMPQAATHRVVELRPPSRSRSTSSSRGRKKAKRKRVAREHRRTRSGTRSESRDRSSRSASPSVGEERPRRQRSKAKSRRSSSDRSSSRERAKRKKAKDRSREHRRGPWGHSRRTSRSRSGSPGSSSYEPYESRKKKKRRSPPRPRGRECSPTSSLERLHRHKHQRERSHERPDRKESVAWPRDRRKRRSRSPSLERRAREHRRPRSREKRPRPRSHSPERKGPVRDASPAPLAQGEPGQEDLPTRSPALGEAHVSVEVATADKAPLQAPPVLEVAAECEPDDLDLDYGDSVEAGHVFDDFSSEAVFIQLDDMSSPPSPESTDSSPERDFPPEPALPPASLAVAAIQREVSLMHDEDPSQPPPLPEDPQEPHLLRPDVAEKAQAPSALDVAPVGKEDGPSVSGRAHEAARPEEVVLQTPLLRSRALVKRVTWNLQESESSAPAEDRAPRALFHRPQKPREGAWDVEDVAPTGVRQAFSELPLPSHVLPEPGFPDTDPSQVYSPSLPPAPAQPSSIPPCALVSQPTVQFILQGSLPLVGCGAAQTLAPVPTALTPASEPASQATAASNSEEKTPAPRLAAEKTKKEEYMKKLHMQERAVEEVKLAIKPFYQKREVTKEEYKDILRKAVQKICHSKSGEINPVKVANLVKAYVDKYRHMRRHKKPEAGEEPPTQGAEG, from the exons ATGGATGACGACAGCCTGGATGAGCTTGTGGCCCGGAGCCCGGGGCCGGATGGACACCCACAGGTCGGCCTTGCGGACCCGGCAG ACGAAAGCAGCGAGGGCAGCAGTGGGGACTCCGGGGATGACAGCGACAGCGAGCACGGAGATGGCACAGACGGAGAAGATGAGGGGGCGTCTGAGGAGGAAGACCTGGAAGACAGATCTG GTTCTGAGGATTCTGAAGACGATGGGGAGACGTTGCTGGAGGTAGCGGGTACTCAGGGGAAACTGGAAGCTGCCGGCTCTTTTAATTCTGATGATGATGCGGAGAGCTGCCCGATCTGTCTCAACACATTCAGAGACCAGGCCGTGGGGACGCCAGAGAACTGTGCCCATTACTTCTGCCTGGACTGCATTGTCGAATGGTCCAAG AATGCCAATTCCTGTCCAGTTGATCGAACTCTCTTTAAGAGCATTTGTATTCGAGCTCAATTTGGTGGTAAAATCTTAAGGAAG ATCCCAGTGGAGAACACCAAAGcaagtgaggaagaggaggaggaccCCACCTTCTGTGAGGTGTGCGGCAGGAGTGACCGCGaggacaggctcttgctctgtgaTGGCTGCGATGCGGG GTACCACATGGAATGCCTGGACCCCCCTCTCCAGGAGGTGCCGGTGGACGAGTGGTTCTGCCCGGAATGTGCTGCCCCTGGCGTCGTCCTTGCCGCTG ATGCGGGTCCCGTGAGTGAGGAGGAGGTCTCCCTGCTCTTGGCCGATGTGGTGCCCACCACCAGCAGGCTTCGGCCTCGAGCAGGTAGGACCCGGGTGATCGCCAGGACGCGGCAGAGTGAGAGAGTCAGAGCAACCGTGAACCGGAACCGGATCTCCACGGCCAGGAGGGTCCAG CACGCACCAGGACGCCTTGGGTCTTCCCTGCTGGACGAAGCCATCGAGGCTGTGGCTACTGGCCTGAGCACTGCCGTGTATCAGCGCCCCCTGACGCCGCGCACTCCCGCCCGACGGAAGAGGAAGACAA GAAGACGGAAGAAAGTGCCGGGAAGAAAGAAAACCCCGTCCGGACCATCCGCAAAAAGTAAGGGCTCAGCGACAAGATCTAAGAAACGCCAACATCGAGtgaagaagagaagagggaagaaggtAAAG AGTGAAGCCACCACTCGCTCTCGAATTGCGCGGACGCTGGGCCTGCGCAGGCCTGTTCACAGCAGCTGCATCCCATCAGTGTTGAAGCCAGTGGAGCCCTCCTTGGGGCTGCTGAGAGCGGATATTGGAGCtgcatctctgtctctgtttgGAGACCCCTATGAGCTGGACCCCTTCGACAG CAGTGAAGAACTTTCTGCAAACCCTCTTTCCCCTCTGAGTGCCAAGAGACGGGCTCTGTCCCGGTCAGCCCTGCAGTCCCACCAGCCCGTGGCCAGGCCCGTCTCCATGGGGCTTTCCAG GAGGCATCTCCCTGCTGCGGTGCCAGAGCCAGACTTGGAGGAGGAGCCAGTGCCTGACCTGCTGGGCAGTATCCTATCGGGCCAGAGCCTCCTGATGCTGGGCAGCAGTGACATCATCATCCACCGTGATGGCTCCCTCAGCGCCAAGAGGGCGG ctccaGTTTCTTTTCAGCGAAACTCAGGCAGTTGGTCCAGAGGGGAAGAAGGATCTAAGGACTGCCTGCGGCCCCGAGCACTGCCCTCAGGGAGCCCAGCCCAAGGCCCCTCAGGAAACAGGCCACAGAGCACAGGGCTAAGCTGTCAAGGCAGGTCCTGCATCCCCACCCGCACCTCGGGCGCACCGGTGAGGCCGGACTCGTCAGCAACCCCTGGGTCGGTTCAGGCCCGGAACTTGTCCAATGGGAGCGCGCCTGGCTTCAGACAGAGTCCCAGCCCCCGGTTCAACGGCACCAACAAGCACACTTTGCCCCTTGCTTCTGCCGCGTCTGAGATCTCAAGCAGAGATTCGAACCCCCCGTGTCGCCGTGCGGTGCCAGGGCCTCCCCTGAAACCCGCGCCCAAAAGAACAGACATCTCTGAGCTGCCCAGGATACCAAAGATCAGGAGAGAGGACGCTGGCGGCAGATGGGGCGCGGCCCCAGCCCACGGGCAGAGCATCGAGATCCCCAGCGCCTGCATCAGCCGGCTGACTGGCAGGGAGGGCGCCGGGCAGCCAGGGCGAGGCACGCGGGCAGAGAGCGAGGCCAGCAGCAGGGTCCCCCGGGAGCCCGGCACGCACACAGGCAGCTCccggcccccagcccccagctcccatGGCAGTATGGCCCCGCTGGGACCATCAAGAGGGAAAGGGGTTGGGTCGACCTTTGAGAGCTTCCGGATCAATATTCCTGGAAACATGGCCCATTCCAGCCAGCTCTCCAGCCCCGGCTTCTGTAACACGTTCCGGCCCGTGGACAGCAAGGAGCAGAGGAAGGAGAACCCCTCGCCTCTCTTCTCCATCAAGAAGACGAAGCCGCTGCGGAGTGAGGTCTACGACCCGTCTGACCCCACCGGCTCCGACTCTAGCGCCCCGAGCAGCAGCCCCGAGAGGTCTGGCCCTGGCCTCCTGCCCTCTGAGATCACACGAACCATCTCCATCAAAAGCCCGAAGGCCCAGACGGTTCAGGCTGTGCGCTGCGTCACCTCCTACACAGTGGAGAGCATCTTTGGGACAGAGCCTGAGCCCCCTCGTGGGCCGTCCTCTACTGTGTCCCAGCTCCGGGGGGCCTCTGACACGGAGCGAGAGGAGCCTGCGGAGAGCCAGGGCCTGGCTGCCCGGGTGCGGAGGCCATCCCCGCCGGAGCCCTGGGACGAGGAGGATGGGGCGTCTTGCAGCACCTTCTTTGGCTCTGAGGAGCGGACGGTGACCTGTGTGACTGTCGTGCAGCCAGAAGCCCCGCCCAGCCCGGACATGCCGCAGGCGGCCACCCACAGAGTGGTGGAGCTCAGGCCCCCTTCCCGGTCCCGCTCCACATCCAGCTCCCGCGGCAGGAAGAAGGCCAAGAGGAAGAGGGTGGCCAGGGAGCACCGACGGACGCGCTCTGGGACGCGCTCTGAATCCAGGGACAGGAGCTCGAGGTCAGCGTCACCATCAGTGGGTGAGGAGCGCCCCAGGAGGCAGCGGTCCAAGGCCAAGAGCCGGCGGTCCTCCAGCGACCGCTCCAGCAGCCGAGAACGAGCTAAGAGGAAGAAAGCCAAGGACAGGAGCAGGGAGCACAGGCGGGGCCCCTGGGGCCACAGCCGGAGGACGTCCCGGTCGCGCTCGGGGAGCCCCGGCAGTTCTTCCTACGAGCCCTATGagagcaggaagaagaagaaaaggagatcGCCGCCCAGGCCTCGGGGAAGGGAGTGCTCCCCCACCAGCAGCCTGGAGAGGCTCCACAGGCACAAGCATCAGCGGGAACGCAGCCACGAACGGCCAGACAGGAAGGAGAGCGTGGCATGGCCCCGAGACCGGAGGAAGCGGAGGTCCCGGTCCCCAAGCTTGGAGCGCAGGGCGCGGGAGCACAGGCGGCCACGGTCCCGTGAGAAGCGGCCGAGGCCCCGGTCCCATTCCCCAGAGAGGAAGGGGCCTGTGAGGGACGCTTCCCCAGCACCCCTTGCACAGGGGGAGCCAGGGCAGGAAGACCTCCCCACCAGGTCGCCAGCCTTGGGGGAAGCACATGTCTCAGTGGAGGTGGCTACGGCAGACAAGGCCCCCCTGCAGGCCCCCCCTGTCCTGGAGGTGGCAGCCGAGTGTGAGCCCGACGACCTGGACCTGGATTATGGCGACTCCGTGGAGGCCGGGCACGTCTTCGACGATTTCTCAAGTGAAGCTGTTTTCATCCAGCTCGATGACATGAGCTCGCCACCTTCTCCCGAAAGCACAGACTCCTCCCCAGAGCGAGACTTCCCACCGGAGCCCGCGTTGCCCCCAGCCAGCCTGGCCGTGGCCGCCATCCAGAGGGAGGTGTCGCTGATGCACGATGAAGACCCTTCacagcccccacccctgccagagGACCCCCAGGAGCCACATCTGCTCAGGCCGGATGTGGCTGAGAAGGCTCAGGCGCCCAGTGCCCTGGATGTGGCGCCTGTGGGGAAGGAAGACGGCCCCTCCGTGAGCGGGAGGGCACACGAGGCAGCCCGGCCTGAGGAGGTGGTTTTGCAGACCCCCCTGCTGCGGTCCAGAGCCCTGGTGAAGCGGGTCACCTGGAACCTGCAGGAGTCGGAGAGCAGCGCCCCTGCCGAGGACAGAGCCCCCC GGGCACTGTTTCACAGGCCACAGAAGCCCCGAGAAGgagcctgggatgtggaggaCGTGGCCCCCACAGGGGTCAGGCAGGCGTTCTCCGAGCTGCCCCTTCCTAGTCATGTGCTTCCGGAGCCTGGGTTCCCAGACACAGACCCCTCTCAG GTTTACAGCCCCAGCCTGccacctgccccagcccagccctcaaGCATCCCACCCTGTGCGCTGGTCAGCCAGCCCACGGTCCAGTTCATCCTGCAGGGGAGCCTGCCGCTAGTGGGCTGTGGGGCAGCACAGACCCTGGCCCCAGTGCCCACTGCCCTGACCCCAGCCTCAGAGCCAGCCAGTcaagccactgcagccagcaaCTCAGAGGAGAAGACCCCGGCTCCCAGGCTGGCTGCAGAGAAAACCAAGAAGGAGGAG
- the PHRF1 gene encoding PHD and RING finger domain-containing protein 1 isoform X6, producing MDDDSLDELVARSPGPDGHPQVGLADPADESSEGSSGDSGDDSDSEHGDGTDGEDEGASEEEDLEDRSGSEDSEDDGETLLEVAGTQGKLEAAGSFNSDDDAESCPICLNTFRDQAVGTPENCAHYFCLDCIVEWSKNANSCPVDRTLFKSICIRAQFGGKILRKIPVENTKASEEEEEDPTFCEVCGRSDREDRLLLCDGCDAGYHMECLDPPLQEVPVDEWFCPECAAPGVVLAADAGPVSEEEVSLLLADVVPTTSRLRPRAGRTRVIARTRQSERVRATVNRNRISTARRVQHAPGRLGSSLLDEAIEAVATGLSTAVYQRPLTPRTPARRKRKTRRRKKVPGRKKTPSGPSAKSKGSATRSKKRQHRVKKRRGKKVKSEATTRSRIARTLGLRRPVHSSCIPSVLKPVEPSLGLLRADIGAASLSLFGDPYELDPFDSEELSANPLSPLSAKRRALSRSALQSHQPVARPVSMGLSRRHLPAAVPEPDLEEEPVPDLLGSILSGQSLLMLGSSDIIIHRDGSLSAKRAAPVSFQRNSGSWSRGEEGSKDCLRPRALPSGSPAQGPSGNRPQSTGLSCQGRSCIPTRTSGAPVRPDSSATPGSVQARNLSNGSAPGFRQSPSPRFNGTNKHTLPLASAASEISSRDSNPPCRRAVPGPPLKPAPKRTDISELPRIPKIRREDAGGRWGAAPAHGQSIEIPSACISRLTGREGAGQPGRGTRAESEASSRVPREPGTHTGSSRPPAPSSHGSMAPLGPSRGKGVGSTFESFRINIPGNMAHSSQLSSPGFCNTFRPVDSKEQRKENPSPLFSIKKTKPLRSEVYDPSDPTGSDSSAPSSSPERSGPGLLPSEITRTISIKSPKAQTVQAVRCVTSYTVESIFGTEPEPPRGPSSTVSQLRGASDTEREEPAESQGLAARVRRPSPPEPWDEEDGASCSTFFGSEERTVTCVTVVQPEAPPSPDMPQAATHRVVELRPPSRSRSTSSSRGRKKAKRKRVAREHRRTRSGTRSESRDRSSRSASPSVGEERPRRQRSKAKSRRSSSDRSSSRERAKRKKAKDRSREHRRGPWGHSRRTSRSRSGSPGSSSYEPYESRKKKKRRSPPRPRGRECSPTSSLERLHRHKHQRERSHERPDRKESVAWPRDRRKRRSRSPSLERRAREHRRPRSREKRPRPRSHSPERKGPVRDASPAPLAQGEPGQEDLPTRSPALGEAHVSVEVATADKAPLQAPPVLEVAAECEPDDLDLDYGDSVEAGHVFDDFSSEAVFIQLDDMSSPPSPESTDSSPERDFPPEPALPPASLAVAAIQREVSLMHDEDPSQPPPLPEDPQEPHLLRPDVAEKAQAPSALDVAPVGKEDGPSVSGRAHEAARPEEVVLQTPLLRSRALVKRVTWNLQESESSAPAEDRAPRALFHRPQKPREGAWDVEDVAPTGVRQAFSELPLPSHVLPEPGFPDTDPSQVYSPSLPPAPAQPSSIPPCALVSQPTVQFILQGSLPLVGCGAAQTLAPVPTALTPASEPASQATAASNSEEKTPAPRLAAEKTKKEEYMKKLHMQERAVEEVKLAIKPFYQKREVTKEEYKDILRKAVQKICHSKSGEINPVKVANLVKAYVDKYRHMRRHKKPEAGEEPPTQGAEG from the exons ATGGATGACGACAGCCTGGATGAGCTTGTGGCCCGGAGCCCGGGGCCGGATGGACACCCACAGGTCGGCCTTGCGGACCCGGCAG ACGAAAGCAGCGAGGGCAGCAGTGGGGACTCCGGGGATGACAGCGACAGCGAGCACGGAGATGGCACAGACGGAGAAGATGAGGGGGCGTCTGAGGAGGAAGACCTGGAAGACAGATCTG GTTCTGAGGATTCTGAAGACGATGGGGAGACGTTGCTGGAGGTAGCGGGTACTCAGGGGAAACTGGAAGCTGCCGGCTCTTTTAATTCTGATGATGATGCGGAGAGCTGCCCGATCTGTCTCAACACATTCAGAGACCAGGCCGTGGGGACGCCAGAGAACTGTGCCCATTACTTCTGCCTGGACTGCATTGTCGAATGGTCCAAG AATGCCAATTCCTGTCCAGTTGATCGAACTCTCTTTAAGAGCATTTGTATTCGAGCTCAATTTGGTGGTAAAATCTTAAGGAAG ATCCCAGTGGAGAACACCAAAGcaagtgaggaagaggaggaggaccCCACCTTCTGTGAGGTGTGCGGCAGGAGTGACCGCGaggacaggctcttgctctgtgaTGGCTGCGATGCGGG GTACCACATGGAATGCCTGGACCCCCCTCTCCAGGAGGTGCCGGTGGACGAGTGGTTCTGCCCGGAATGTGCTGCCCCTGGCGTCGTCCTTGCCGCTG ATGCGGGTCCCGTGAGTGAGGAGGAGGTCTCCCTGCTCTTGGCCGATGTGGTGCCCACCACCAGCAGGCTTCGGCCTCGAGCAGGTAGGACCCGGGTGATCGCCAGGACGCGGCAGAGTGAGAGAGTCAGAGCAACCGTGAACCGGAACCGGATCTCCACGGCCAGGAGGGTCCAG CACGCACCAGGACGCCTTGGGTCTTCCCTGCTGGACGAAGCCATCGAGGCTGTGGCTACTGGCCTGAGCACTGCCGTGTATCAGCGCCCCCTGACGCCGCGCACTCCCGCCCGACGGAAGAGGAAGACAA GAAGACGGAAGAAAGTGCCGGGAAGAAAGAAAACCCCGTCCGGACCATCCGCAAAAAGTAAGGGCTCAGCGACAAGATCTAAGAAACGCCAACATCGAGtgaagaagagaagagggaagaaggtAAAG AGTGAAGCCACCACTCGCTCTCGAATTGCGCGGACGCTGGGCCTGCGCAGGCCTGTTCACAGCAGCTGCATCCCATCAGTGTTGAAGCCAGTGGAGCCCTCCTTGGGGCTGCTGAGAGCGGATATTGGAGCtgcatctctgtctctgtttgGAGACCCCTATGAGCTGGACCCCTTCGACAG TGAAGAACTTTCTGCAAACCCTCTTTCCCCTCTGAGTGCCAAGAGACGGGCTCTGTCCCGGTCAGCCCTGCAGTCCCACCAGCCCGTGGCCAGGCCCGTCTCCATGGGGCTTTCCAG GAGGCATCTCCCTGCTGCGGTGCCAGAGCCAGACTTGGAGGAGGAGCCAGTGCCTGACCTGCTGGGCAGTATCCTATCGGGCCAGAGCCTCCTGATGCTGGGCAGCAGTGACATCATCATCCACCGTGATGGCTCCCTCAGCGCCAAGAGGGCGG ctccaGTTTCTTTTCAGCGAAACTCAGGCAGTTGGTCCAGAGGGGAAGAAGGATCTAAGGACTGCCTGCGGCCCCGAGCACTGCCCTCAGGGAGCCCAGCCCAAGGCCCCTCAGGAAACAGGCCACAGAGCACAGGGCTAAGCTGTCAAGGCAGGTCCTGCATCCCCACCCGCACCTCGGGCGCACCGGTGAGGCCGGACTCGTCAGCAACCCCTGGGTCGGTTCAGGCCCGGAACTTGTCCAATGGGAGCGCGCCTGGCTTCAGACAGAGTCCCAGCCCCCGGTTCAACGGCACCAACAAGCACACTTTGCCCCTTGCTTCTGCCGCGTCTGAGATCTCAAGCAGAGATTCGAACCCCCCGTGTCGCCGTGCGGTGCCAGGGCCTCCCCTGAAACCCGCGCCCAAAAGAACAGACATCTCTGAGCTGCCCAGGATACCAAAGATCAGGAGAGAGGACGCTGGCGGCAGATGGGGCGCGGCCCCAGCCCACGGGCAGAGCATCGAGATCCCCAGCGCCTGCATCAGCCGGCTGACTGGCAGGGAGGGCGCCGGGCAGCCAGGGCGAGGCACGCGGGCAGAGAGCGAGGCCAGCAGCAGGGTCCCCCGGGAGCCCGGCACGCACACAGGCAGCTCccggcccccagcccccagctcccatGGCAGTATGGCCCCGCTGGGACCATCAAGAGGGAAAGGGGTTGGGTCGACCTTTGAGAGCTTCCGGATCAATATTCCTGGAAACATGGCCCATTCCAGCCAGCTCTCCAGCCCCGGCTTCTGTAACACGTTCCGGCCCGTGGACAGCAAGGAGCAGAGGAAGGAGAACCCCTCGCCTCTCTTCTCCATCAAGAAGACGAAGCCGCTGCGGAGTGAGGTCTACGACCCGTCTGACCCCACCGGCTCCGACTCTAGCGCCCCGAGCAGCAGCCCCGAGAGGTCTGGCCCTGGCCTCCTGCCCTCTGAGATCACACGAACCATCTCCATCAAAAGCCCGAAGGCCCAGACGGTTCAGGCTGTGCGCTGCGTCACCTCCTACACAGTGGAGAGCATCTTTGGGACAGAGCCTGAGCCCCCTCGTGGGCCGTCCTCTACTGTGTCCCAGCTCCGGGGGGCCTCTGACACGGAGCGAGAGGAGCCTGCGGAGAGCCAGGGCCTGGCTGCCCGGGTGCGGAGGCCATCCCCGCCGGAGCCCTGGGACGAGGAGGATGGGGCGTCTTGCAGCACCTTCTTTGGCTCTGAGGAGCGGACGGTGACCTGTGTGACTGTCGTGCAGCCAGAAGCCCCGCCCAGCCCGGACATGCCGCAGGCGGCCACCCACAGAGTGGTGGAGCTCAGGCCCCCTTCCCGGTCCCGCTCCACATCCAGCTCCCGCGGCAGGAAGAAGGCCAAGAGGAAGAGGGTGGCCAGGGAGCACCGACGGACGCGCTCTGGGACGCGCTCTGAATCCAGGGACAGGAGCTCGAGGTCAGCGTCACCATCAGTGGGTGAGGAGCGCCCCAGGAGGCAGCGGTCCAAGGCCAAGAGCCGGCGGTCCTCCAGCGACCGCTCCAGCAGCCGAGAACGAGCTAAGAGGAAGAAAGCCAAGGACAGGAGCAGGGAGCACAGGCGGGGCCCCTGGGGCCACAGCCGGAGGACGTCCCGGTCGCGCTCGGGGAGCCCCGGCAGTTCTTCCTACGAGCCCTATGagagcaggaagaagaagaaaaggagatcGCCGCCCAGGCCTCGGGGAAGGGAGTGCTCCCCCACCAGCAGCCTGGAGAGGCTCCACAGGCACAAGCATCAGCGGGAACGCAGCCACGAACGGCCAGACAGGAAGGAGAGCGTGGCATGGCCCCGAGACCGGAGGAAGCGGAGGTCCCGGTCCCCAAGCTTGGAGCGCAGGGCGCGGGAGCACAGGCGGCCACGGTCCCGTGAGAAGCGGCCGAGGCCCCGGTCCCATTCCCCAGAGAGGAAGGGGCCTGTGAGGGACGCTTCCCCAGCACCCCTTGCACAGGGGGAGCCAGGGCAGGAAGACCTCCCCACCAGGTCGCCAGCCTTGGGGGAAGCACATGTCTCAGTGGAGGTGGCTACGGCAGACAAGGCCCCCCTGCAGGCCCCCCCTGTCCTGGAGGTGGCAGCCGAGTGTGAGCCCGACGACCTGGACCTGGATTATGGCGACTCCGTGGAGGCCGGGCACGTCTTCGACGATTTCTCAAGTGAAGCTGTTTTCATCCAGCTCGATGACATGAGCTCGCCACCTTCTCCCGAAAGCACAGACTCCTCCCCAGAGCGAGACTTCCCACCGGAGCCCGCGTTGCCCCCAGCCAGCCTGGCCGTGGCCGCCATCCAGAGGGAGGTGTCGCTGATGCACGATGAAGACCCTTCacagcccccacccctgccagagGACCCCCAGGAGCCACATCTGCTCAGGCCGGATGTGGCTGAGAAGGCTCAGGCGCCCAGTGCCCTGGATGTGGCGCCTGTGGGGAAGGAAGACGGCCCCTCCGTGAGCGGGAGGGCACACGAGGCAGCCCGGCCTGAGGAGGTGGTTTTGCAGACCCCCCTGCTGCGGTCCAGAGCCCTGGTGAAGCGGGTCACCTGGAACCTGCAGGAGTCGGAGAGCAGCGCCCCTGCCGAGGACAGAGCCCCCC GGGCACTGTTTCACAGGCCACAGAAGCCCCGAGAAGgagcctgggatgtggaggaCGTGGCCCCCACAGGGGTCAGGCAGGCGTTCTCCGAGCTGCCCCTTCCTAGTCATGTGCTTCCGGAGCCTGGGTTCCCAGACACAGACCCCTCTCAG GTTTACAGCCCCAGCCTGccacctgccccagcccagccctcaaGCATCCCACCCTGTGCGCTGGTCAGCCAGCCCACGGTCCAGTTCATCCTGCAGGGGAGCCTGCCGCTAGTGGGCTGTGGGGCAGCACAGACCCTGGCCCCAGTGCCCACTGCCCTGACCCCAGCCTCAGAGCCAGCCAGTcaagccactgcagccagcaaCTCAGAGGAGAAGACCCCGGCTCCCAGGCTGGCTGCAGAGAAAACCAAGAAGGAGGAG